In Artemia franciscana chromosome 4, ASM3288406v1, whole genome shotgun sequence, a single window of DNA contains:
- the LOC136025680 gene encoding uncharacterized protein LOC136025680, with the protein MPQKSFTSASKEKRGPSLRTTLVQKSRVPNGDESSEDSRSSFSFQRTRKKLSESKPFSTFSSRKKREDEVNNGQLKPRMRNTIYISPYANPYKTQRASSGIEKYQTESTNELQNSTEDRQIENDGYAVESTPGNSSTETITVERIETVQEPHDITMDNIQHIGGNSFGEDSIPYFGNLFNIDENETNIDENDMMAVVEVGRPIFVITSSESGRRRPLSQASELGRTSTQEITGISEVFLGY; encoded by the exons ATGCCCCAAAAATCTTTCACCTCAGCAAGTAAAGAAAAACGGGGTCCCTCTCTACGGACGACACTAGTTCAGAAAAGCAGAGTCCCAAACGGCGATGAATCGAGTGAGGACAGTCGATCTTCATTCAGTTTTCAGAGAACGAGGAAGAAATTATCTGAGTCAAAGCCCTTTTCGACTTTTTCATCAAGGAAGAAGCGGGAGGACGaagtaaacaatggacaattaAAGCCAAGAATGAGAAATACTATTTATATCTCTCCCTATGCAAATCCCTACAAAACCCAAAGA gCCTCCTCTGggattgaaaaatatcaaacgGAATCTACTAATGAGCTACAGAATTCTACAGAAGATAGGCAGATTGAAAATGACGGATATGCTGTTGAATCTACACCAGGAAACTCATCAACCGAAACAATAACTGTTGAAAGGATCGAGACAGTACAAGAACCACATGATATCACTATGGATAATATTCAGCATATTGGCGGAAATTCTTTCGGGGAGGACAGTATACCCTATTTCGGCAATCTATTTAACATTGACGAGAATGAGACCAATATTGACGAGAATGACATGATGGCCGTTGTAGAGGTTGGCAGACCTATTTTTGTTATCACGTCGTCTGAAAGCGGGAGAAGAAGACCTCTAAGTCAAGCTTCAGAATTGGGTAGAACTTCTACTCAAGAAATAACTGGAATATCTGAGGTATTTTTAGGGTATTAA
- the LOC136026655 gene encoding small ribosomal subunit protein uS9m-like isoform X2, with the protein MALQKSALNRSLFKVKNLLSSGINTRWASNEGSTVEKDSFGSPVPYDTSLEPKKEQKINKAMEAYLERARKYNAFYKEQLADFEIRKRHLANMMGQDPEFFTQKDIDEAIEYLFPSGLFEPRARPMMKHPDKIFPRRKEAEFDESGRPFHPLFYTVQPNFYQTLSDMVAKLRALDVHEDKMIREGKHFVDKKEFLISEDWITADKLSMMLVEKLNDFHRAQFVKTIERLTNHNYGYLEKDYINGFRRVVASQFEALEAPDLMYNSEGRPFMTSYGRRKSCWSKATVVGNGVGKYVINGVDFRDMFPRQQDREQFVCGNGRQMHH; encoded by the exons GGAATAAATACAAGATGGGCGTCAAATGAAGGATCAACTGTTGAAAAAGATTCTTTTGGCTCCCCAGTGCCCTATGATACATCACTAGAGCctaaaaaagagcagaaaattAACAAAGCTATGGAAGCTTATTTGGAAAGAGCAAGAAAATACA ATGCATTTTATAAGGAACAGCTTGCTGATTTCGAAATAAGAAAAAGACACTTGGCTAATATGATGGGACAAGATCCAGAATTTTTCACTCAAAAGGATATTGAT GAGGCTATCGAATATTTGTTTCCTAGTGGTCTTTTTGAGCCTAGGGCAAGACCAATGATGAAACACCCTGATAAGATTTTCCCTAGAAGAAAAGAAGCTGAATTCGATGAATCTGGTCGACCCTTTCATCCTCTTTTTTATACAGTTCAACCAAACTTTTATCAAACGCTAAGTGATATGGTAGCTAAACTTCGAGCTTTAGATGTACATGAAGATAAAATGATAAGAGAAGGGAAGCATTTCGTTGATAAGAAAGAATTTTTGATTAGTGAAGATTGGATCACTGCTGACAAACTGTCGATGATGCTTGTTGAGAAATTAAATGACTTTCATAGAGCACAATTTGTTAAAACTATTGAACGGTTGACAAATCACAATTACGGATatttggaaaaggattatattaaCGGCTTTAGACGTGTTGTTGCGTCGCAATTTGAAGCTCTCGAAGCCCCAGATCTTATGTATAACAGTGAGGGAAGACCCTTCATGACCTCATATG GTCGACGAAAGTCGTGCTGGTCCAAAGCAACTGTAGTTGGAAATGGGGTAGGAAAATATGTCATAAATGGAGTGGATTTTCGAGATATGTTTCCAAGACAGCAAGATCGAGAGCAG